AAGAAGCGCGAGTAGATCAGATGCAGGATCGCGTGCTCGACCCCGCCGCTGTAGAAATCGACCGGCATCCAGTAGGCAGCCGCCGCCGGATCGAACGGCAGCTCGGCGTTCCGCGGATCGGCGAAGCGCAGGAAGTACCAGGACGAATCGACGAACGTGTCCATCGTATCGGTCTCGCGCCGCGCCGGCCGCCGGCATCGCGGACAGGGGACGTGCAGGAAGCTCTCGACCGAAGCGAGCGGCGAGCCCCCTTCCCCGCTCAACCGGACCTCCTCCGGAAGCAGGACGGGAAGATCTTCGTAAGGCACCGGCACGATGCCGCACGCCTCGCAGTGGATCATGGGAATCGGCGTCCCCCAGTAGCGCTGTCGCGAGACGCCCCAGTCCCGGATCCTGAAGCTGGTGGTGCGCCGCGCGATCCCCTTCTCTTGGCCGGCGCGCAGCATCGCCTCGATCGCCTCGGCGCTGCGCATGCCGGTGTAGGGGCCGGAGTCGATCAGAACGCCGGTCGCGGTGTAAGCCCCCTCTTCAGGCGGGATGGCGGAGGGATCCTCGGGGCGCACTACCGGCCGGATCGGCAGATGATAGCGGCGCGCGAATTCGTGATCGCGGGCGTCGTTGCCCGGAACCGCCATGATGGCTCCGGTGCCGTACTCCATCAGGACGAAGTTCCCCACCCAGACGGGGATGCGCGCGCCGGTGAACGGGTTCAGCGCGTCGCGTCCGGCGTAGACCCCCTCCTTCTCGCCTCCCATCTGGGCGTCCTGGTGGACCACGTCGCGCGCCTGCATGCGCGTCACGAACTCGCGCACCGTCCCTTCCTGCGGCGTTCCCGCCGCCAGGCGCTCCACCGCCGGGTGCTCCGGCGCCAGGACGCAGAACGTGGCCCCGTAGATCGTGTCCAGACGGGTGGTGAAGATCTCGAGGTCTTCCTTGAGATCGGGAAGCGGGAAGCGCACCAGGGCGCCCTCGCTGCGGCCGATCCAGTTCTTCTGCATCTGGCGGACCCGCTCCGACCAGCCGGTCAGCTTGGGCAGCCAGTCGTCCAGCTCCGCGGCATAGGAGGTGATGCGCAGGAACCACTGCTCCAGCGACTTGCGCGTCACCGGCGAGCCGCAGCGCCAGCAGACTCCCCCTTCGACCTGCTCGTTGGCCAGCACGGTCTGGCAGGTGGCGCACCAGTTCACCCAGCGGTGCGCCCGGTAGGCCAGGTCGCGCTCGAACATCTTGAGGAAGAACCACTGGTTCCAGCGGTAGTAGTCGCTGCGGTGCGCGGCGATCTCGCGATCCCAGTCGTAGGAGTAGCCCATCCGCTTGAGCTGCTGGCGCATCTGGGCGATGTTGTCCTCGGTCCAGACGCGCGGGTGGATCTTGCGCTGGATGGCGGCATTCTCCGCCGGCAGCCCGAACGAGTCCCATCCCATCGGATGCAGCACCTTGAAGCC
The window above is part of the Candidatus Polarisedimenticolia bacterium genome. Proteins encoded here:
- the leuS gene encoding leucine--tRNA ligase, which codes for MSEFDFTSIEAKWQQRWEEERAFAVDNRPDPERPGFYCLEMLPYPSGRLHMGHVRNYTIGDAVARFKIARGFKVLHPMGWDSFGLPAENAAIQRKIHPRVWTEDNIAQMRQQLKRMGYSYDWDREIAAHRSDYYRWNQWFFLKMFERDLAYRAHRWVNWCATCQTVLANEQVEGGVCWRCGSPVTRKSLEQWFLRITSYAAELDDWLPKLTGWSERVRQMQKNWIGRSEGALVRFPLPDLKEDLEIFTTRLDTIYGATFCVLAPEHPAVERLAAGTPQEGTVREFVTRMQARDVVHQDAQMGGEKEGVYAGRDALNPFTGARIPVWVGNFVLMEYGTGAIMAVPGNDARDHEFARRYHLPIRPVVRPEDPSAIPPEEGAYTATGVLIDSGPYTGMRSAEAIEAMLRAGQEKGIARRTTSFRIRDWGVSRQRYWGTPIPMIHCEACGIVPVPYEDLPVLLPEEVRLSGEGGSPLASVESFLHVPCPRCRRPARRETDTMDTFVDSSWYFLRFADPRNAELPFDPAAAAYWMPVDFYSGGVEHAILHLIYSRF